CACTCATCAACAGGAAGCTATTTATATGAAGAATCGTCAGATAGGGCATGGTCAGGAGACAGCGGCTGCGAAAGCGGGGGTAAGTATCCGTAGTGGCCGCAGGATTGAGCAAGGTGTGCGGGTGGAGAAGTCGCAACGGCATTAATCGGGGGCATCGCAAACTCGTTTTGTTGGTGTGTAGGAACCCCAATATTACGAGTTTGTTTCTATCTATGAAATGCTTATCTCAAAACGTCAACAGACCCTAAAGAGCAGTCGTTACAATTAAAGCGTGATCGTTGGCTGCTATTAAAGCGCCAACGGGACTTGGGGCCAATGGATGAGGCTTTGTTGAGTGGATGGGTGGAAAACTATCCCGATCTTTATGAACTTCATAAAGCGAAAGAGGGTTTTTGCGATATTTGGGATCAACACTACAGCCGAACTGAGGCTATTAATGCCTTTGATTTGTGGATTAACTCCATACCTGAGTCAGTTTTCAACTATTTTGATGGCATGATTTCAACCGTCAGAAATTGGCAGATTGAGGCGTTCAATTACTTCGATCATCGAGTAACTAACGCCTACACGGAATCGGCTAACAATCACATTAAATCAATAGCTAAGCAAGGACGGGGCTACAGCTTTTACGTATTGAGGGCCAGGGTATTGTTCATCGGCGCAAAACATAAAATTAGACCAAAACCATTTAAGCAGGGGGTAGCTGAAAAAACGATTGGTTATGCTCTGCCGGATGATCTGTTTATCAATTATAGCGTTGAAATTCCACATGAGCCCGACATTTCGTAAAAACACGTTTTCTACACGATTTTACGCAGACCCGGAAAAATAAACGCCCTTTTTCATAAGAACCGAATGTACCGGGAAACGGTTTGGTCGTCAAACTGACCGGTAAGTCATCCAAAATACATA
This genomic window from Nitrosomonas sp. contains:
- a CDS encoding transposase; amino-acid sequence: MLLKRQRDLGPMDEALLSGWVENYPDLYELHKAKEGFCDIWDQHYSRTEAINAFDLWINSIPESVFNYFDGMISTVRNWQIEAFNYFDHRVTNAYTESANNHIKSIAKQGRGYSFYVLRARVLFIGAKHKIRPKPFKQGVAEKTIGYALPDDLFINYSVEIPHEPDIS